A window of the Xenopus laevis strain J_2021 chromosome 9_10L, Xenopus_laevis_v10.1, whole genome shotgun sequence genome harbors these coding sequences:
- the tgfb1i1.L gene encoding transforming growth factor beta-1-induced transcript 1 protein isoform X1, with protein MSNKTSDHETFPVDKDHLYSTVQKYPLPSVSPALGGGLCELDRLLNELNATQFNITDEIMSQFPTRDPSEQKAEAQKEAEKRALSASSATLELDRLMASLSDFHKQNTVSQEVEAPGAYKGSEEVSRPGDTEDLSSPRSTACVPKDLEDAPTPKSFKVVSAPGHLEVKTNQVNSDEVTASRVPDSVSGSKVPEATSVPRSDLDSMLVKLQSGLKQQGIETYSKGLCESCQRPIAGQVVTALGHTWHPEHFVCAHCHTLIGTTNFFEKDGRPYCEKDYFMLYAPRCALCELPIVQNMVTALGCTWHPEHFCCKVCKKPIGEEGFHEKDGEQYCSDDYFRLFGAVCAGCTEAVKESYISALGGLWHPQCFVCHVCHTPFINGSFFEHEGLPLCETHYHSRRGSLCAGCEQPITGRCVTAMGKKFHPQHLNCTFCLRQLNKGTFREHDEKPYCQACYARLYG; from the exons ATGTCGAATAAAACCTCTGATCATGAGACCTTTCCAGTGGATAAGGACCACCTCTATAG CACGGTACAGAAATATCCTTTGCCTTCGGTCTCGCCAGCTTTGGGCGGTGGGCTGTGTGAATTGGATCGGTTGCTCAATGAACTCAACGCCACACAATTCAACATCACTG ATGAGATAATGTCCCAGTTTCCTACTCGGGATCCCAGTGAACAGAAAGCTGAAGcacagaaagaggcagaaaagag GGCCCTGTCGGCCTCCTCTGCCACCCTCGAGTTGGACCGACTGATGGCTTCTCTCTCTGATTTCCACAAGCAGAACACG GTATCACAAGAAGTGGAGGCTCCTGGTGCTTATAAAGGCTCTGAAGAAGTTTCAAGACCTGGAGATACAGAAGACCTATCAAGCCCAAGAAGCACAGCTTGTGTTCCTAAAGATTTGGAGGACGCACCAACTCCTAAAAGTTTCAAGGTGGTGTCCGCTCCTGGGCATTTGGAAGTCAAAACCAACCAAGTAAATTCTGATGAAGTGACAGCTTCCCGGGTGCCTGACTCTGTGTCTGGTTCCAAAGTTCCAGAAGCCACAAGTGTTCCAAGAAGTGATCTGGACTCCATGCTTGTAAAGCTACAGTCTGGGCTCAAGCAACAAGGCATTGAAACGTACAGCAAAGGATTATGTGAGAGCTGCCAACGACCAATAGCTGGGCag GTGGTTACTGCTCTCGGACATACCTGGCACCCGGAGCACTTtgtgtgtgcccactgccatacTCTGATCGGCACCACCAACTTCTTTGAAAAGGATGGGCGGCCATATTGCGAGAAAGACTACTTTATGCTCTACGCCCCGCGCTGTGCTCTATGTGAATTGCCCATTGTGCAG AACATGGTTACAGCACTTGGTTGCACTTGGCATCCAGAGCATTTTTGCTGTAAAGTCTGCAAAAAACCAATAGGGGAAGAGG GTTTCCATGAGAAGGATGGGGAGCAGTATTGCTCAGACGACTATTTCCGTCTGTTTGGAGCTGTCTGCGCAGGCTGCACTGAGGCCGTGAAGGAGAGTTATATCTCTGCCCTGGGAGGCTTGTGGCACCCACAATGCTTTGTGTGCCAT GTGTGTCACACACCATTCATCAATGGAAGTTTCTTTGAACATGAAGGCTTACCTCTATGTGAGACTCATTACCACTCCCGTCGTGGCTCCCTGTGTGCTGGGTGTGAGCAGCCAATAACAGGGCGCTGTGTGACTGCAATGGGCAAGAAGTTCCACCCCCAACACTTGAATTGCACTTTTTGCCTCCGACAGCTGAACAAGGGCACCTTCCGGGAGCACGATGAGAAACCTTATTGCCAGGCTTGCTACGCCCGGCTGTATGGGTAG
- the tgfb1i1.L gene encoding transforming growth factor beta-1-induced transcript 1 protein: protein MEDLDALLADLQITTPPRCPVLLTDSPEKPQPTETRPPPPPYDPKTAMSNKTSDHETFPVDKDHLYSTVQKYPLPSVSPALGGGLCELDRLLNELNATQFNITDEIMSQFPTRDPSEQKAEAQKEAEKRALSASSATLELDRLMASLSDFHKQNTVSQEVEAPGAYKGSEEVSRPGDTEDLSSPRSTACVPKDLEDAPTPKSFKVVSAPGHLEVKTNQVNSDEVTASRVPDSVSGSKVPEATSVPRSDLDSMLVKLQSGLKQQGIETYSKGLCESCQRPIAGQVVTALGHTWHPEHFVCAHCHTLIGTTNFFEKDGRPYCEKDYFMLYAPRCALCELPIVQNMVTALGCTWHPEHFCCKVCKKPIGEEGFHEKDGEQYCSDDYFRLFGAVCAGCTEAVKESYISALGGLWHPQCFVCHVCHTPFINGSFFEHEGLPLCETHYHSRRGSLCAGCEQPITGRCVTAMGKKFHPQHLNCTFCLRQLNKGTFREHDEKPYCQACYARLYG from the exons ATGGAAGACTTAG ATGCACTGCTTGCTGACCTCCAGATCACAACCCCTCCACGGTGTCCAGTTTTACTAACAGATTCTCCTGAGAAACCTCAGCCTACTGAGACTCGACCTCCTCCACCACCTTACGATCCCAAG ACTGCAATGTCGAATAAAACCTCTGATCATGAGACCTTTCCAGTGGATAAGGACCACCTCTATAG CACGGTACAGAAATATCCTTTGCCTTCGGTCTCGCCAGCTTTGGGCGGTGGGCTGTGTGAATTGGATCGGTTGCTCAATGAACTCAACGCCACACAATTCAACATCACTG ATGAGATAATGTCCCAGTTTCCTACTCGGGATCCCAGTGAACAGAAAGCTGAAGcacagaaagaggcagaaaagag GGCCCTGTCGGCCTCCTCTGCCACCCTCGAGTTGGACCGACTGATGGCTTCTCTCTCTGATTTCCACAAGCAGAACACG GTATCACAAGAAGTGGAGGCTCCTGGTGCTTATAAAGGCTCTGAAGAAGTTTCAAGACCTGGAGATACAGAAGACCTATCAAGCCCAAGAAGCACAGCTTGTGTTCCTAAAGATTTGGAGGACGCACCAACTCCTAAAAGTTTCAAGGTGGTGTCCGCTCCTGGGCATTTGGAAGTCAAAACCAACCAAGTAAATTCTGATGAAGTGACAGCTTCCCGGGTGCCTGACTCTGTGTCTGGTTCCAAAGTTCCAGAAGCCACAAGTGTTCCAAGAAGTGATCTGGACTCCATGCTTGTAAAGCTACAGTCTGGGCTCAAGCAACAAGGCATTGAAACGTACAGCAAAGGATTATGTGAGAGCTGCCAACGACCAATAGCTGGGCag GTGGTTACTGCTCTCGGACATACCTGGCACCCGGAGCACTTtgtgtgtgcccactgccatacTCTGATCGGCACCACCAACTTCTTTGAAAAGGATGGGCGGCCATATTGCGAGAAAGACTACTTTATGCTCTACGCCCCGCGCTGTGCTCTATGTGAATTGCCCATTGTGCAG AACATGGTTACAGCACTTGGTTGCACTTGGCATCCAGAGCATTTTTGCTGTAAAGTCTGCAAAAAACCAATAGGGGAAGAGG GTTTCCATGAGAAGGATGGGGAGCAGTATTGCTCAGACGACTATTTCCGTCTGTTTGGAGCTGTCTGCGCAGGCTGCACTGAGGCCGTGAAGGAGAGTTATATCTCTGCCCTGGGAGGCTTGTGGCACCCACAATGCTTTGTGTGCCAT GTGTGTCACACACCATTCATCAATGGAAGTTTCTTTGAACATGAAGGCTTACCTCTATGTGAGACTCATTACCACTCCCGTCGTGGCTCCCTGTGTGCTGGGTGTGAGCAGCCAATAACAGGGCGCTGTGTGACTGCAATGGGCAAGAAGTTCCACCCCCAACACTTGAATTGCACTTTTTGCCTCCGACAGCTGAACAAGGGCACCTTCCGGGAGCACGATGAGAAACCTTATTGCCAGGCTTGCTACGCCCGGCTGTATGGGTAG
- the armc5.L gene encoding armadillo repeat-containing protein 5, whose protein sequence is MSGYSLHDCLSRLEAAVEDPEGLSRALCCLRSRHVSRAGGAEQFRESGGLKLLMLLFTEPPRAAVLGASRRNLDLALSLLANCCLEPACRLQVQELGGIPVLVSILKSVCVDSIWNRVARALGNLALDAENSSIIHKSGAISPLINILENSKDPFCLQSCLRALRILGGSPVQHVSICEQGGLSPCVSLLSSPSPGLVEAAVRSVCELSRGSSLDCAEKLSSAVPVLVALAGKEDAKPKTRQAAISTLCNLCGQGAMRPILGNAGAIQLLITEARNHCAAPSRCIHLVRALCLCCREAVNRCRVKEQGGLELLMDFLRDSQYRSTHYGITAAFLHFCHDTSSLALLSAKGLASLLAEKLDDLALAADDRGELQELLNAVVEEEDAAAASFDFPPEPKRKRQGSEITSEESLRSWLLSEGYICSLEDLAPDWCLDSENKSDDSAAPRSTDLSSLPTAASSCSDGDQFLSPRVKRMRLNGISRRDQRPPPSPNTPKLLSSPTSFKPCFSPVQEILGSPWPLEPRTPPPSEFWGPEFPGLLLLSCFSQLPESSPCLVSPTVLGALLTYVTCHPRPSPRAARLLQRLTCDPACFEAFIRTGGICTLRARLLLSETPGNKSESNNRHPELAKELGHVLLRNLGIQAESPFGVGAVTHMLRSGPQSDRLQCALTLPYIYKKDSPQREQLLDAALHLVLTALLQCTDSVFPVFFFHASECLSTLLTPQALAAQSPASLGPSQRCHYTELVARGEGDVVFVLDGGEKIVGSRKEVTGGCEVFRAMLEGGYAESRQREVCVRQIPSFAFIPLLHYLHGCTKETLCPTFQGLQQPYSGGDLTQSPLGSTLAAAGRFLLPGLADVLEDIARNYLLSLDSLPSLYCFVEMHESANLRRDCCLYLLKRPHPPRQRALCLFQLCQRAQDKKRLFELIEDIVQEESHTK, encoded by the exons GTGCAAGAACTCGGAGGGATCCCGGTGCTGG TGTCTATTCTCAAGTCCGTGTGTGTTGACTCCATATGGAACCGAGTAGCTCGAGCCCTGGGCAACCTGGCGTTGGATGCCGAGAACAGTTCCATCATTCATAAATCAG GTGCCATTTCCCCACTGATAAACATCTTGGAAAATTCAAAGGATCCTTTCTGCCTGCAGAGTTGCCTGCGTGCTTTGCGCATCTTGGGGGGCTCCCCGGTGCAGCATGTGTCTATCTGTGAGCAGGGCGGCCTCTCTCCCTGTGTGTCTTTGCTCTCATCTCCGTCCCCGGGGCTGGTGGAAGCCGCAGTTCGCTCAGTGTGTGAGCTGAGCCGAGGGAGTTCTCTGGACTGTGCGGAGAAGCTCAGTTCAGCCGTGCCAGTTTTGGTAGCCTTGGCTGGAAAGGAAGATGCCAAACCTAAAACGCGTCAGGCTGCCATCAGTACTCTGTGCAATCTGTGTGGGCAGGGGGCAATGAGGCCTATTCTGGGCAATGCTGGTGCCATTCAGCTCCTTATCACAGAAGCCCGTAACCACTGTGCAGCACCGTCCCGCTGTATTCACCTGGTGAGAGCTCTCTGTCTCTGCTGCCGGGAAGCCGTCAATCGCTGTCGTGTGAAGGAACAGGGTGGGCTTGAGCTTCTCATGGATTTTTTGAGAGACTCTCAGTATCGATCTACACACTATGGAATCACTGCCGCCTTCCTGCATTTCTGCCATGACACCTCTTCCCTGGCCTTGCTGAGTGCCAAAGGCCTGGCCTCTTTACTGGCAGAGAAACTGGATGATCTGGCCCTGGCCGCTGACGATAGAGGGGAGTTGCAGGAATTGCTCAATGCTGTAGTTGAAGAAGAGGATGCAGCAGCTGCTTCCTTTGATTTCCCACCAGAGCCCAAGAGGAAGCGTCAGGGGTCAGAAATCACATCAGAGGAAAGTTTAAG GTCTTGGCTGCTTTCCGAGGGATATATCTGTAGCCTGGAGGATCTTGCCCCCGACTGGTGTTTGGACAGTGAAAACAAATCCGATGATTCAGCTGCGCCCAGATCCACAGACCTTTCTTCGCTCCCAACTGCTGCATCTTCCTGTTCTGACGGGGACCAGTTTCTTTCGCCAAGGGTCAAACGGATGAGACTCAACGGAATTTCCCGACGGGATCAAAGACCACCTCCTTCTCCTAATACACCCAAATTGTTGTCCTCCCCTACATCTTTCAAGCCCTGCTTTTCTCCTGTGCAAGAGATTCTGGGTTCTCCGTGGCCCCTTGAGCCCCGTACACCCCCTCCTTCAGAATTTTGGGGCCCAGAGTTTCCAGGTCTCTTGCTCCTATCATGTTTTTCTCAGCTCCCAGAATCCAGCCCCTGCCTGGTGTCTCCCACAGTCCTTGGTGCCTTGCTGACCTATGTGACCTGCCATCCACGTCCCTCCCCACGTGCTGCTCGTCTCCTGCAACGTTTGACTTGTGACCCGGCATGCTTTGAAGCCTTCATCCGGACAGGCGGCATTTGTACCCTCAGAGCCAGACTGCTCCTTAGTGAGACACCAGGAAACAAAAGTGAAAGTAACAACCGGCACCCTGAACTGGCAAAAGAACTGG GTCATGTACTGCTGCGAAATCTGGGTATTCAGGCCGAGTCTCCTTTTGGGGTGGGTGCTGTGACCCACATGTTGCGTTCTGGGCCACAGAGTGACAGGCTCCAGTGTGCACTTACCTTGCCATATATTTACAA GAAGGACTCCCCTCAGCGTGAGCAGCTACTTGATGCGGCCCTGCACCTGGTACTGACTGCTCTGTTGCAGTGCACCGATTCTGTATTTCCAGTGTTTTTCTTCCACGCGTCTGAGTGTCTTTCCACATTACTGACGCCACAAGCACTGGCTGCCCAGTCGCCTGCCTCTCTTGGCCCTTCCCAGCGCTGCCATTACACAGAACTTGTGGCTCGAGGTGAGGGAGATGTGGTCTTTGTGCTGGACGGAGGGGAGAAGATAGTAGGGAGCAGAAAGGAGGTAACAGGGGGATGTGAAGTGTTCAGGGCTATGCTGGAAGGTGGATATGCCGAATCTCGCCAGCGAGAGGTGTGTGTACGTCAGATCCCTTCCTTTGCTTTCATTCCTCTTCTTCATTATCTCCATGGCTGCACAAAAGAGACTCTTTGCCCTACTTTTCAGGGTTTGCAGCAACCCTATTCTGGCGGTGATTTGACCCAGTCTCCCCTGGGATCCACACTGGCTGCAGCTGGACGTTTCCTCCTGCCCGGTTTAGCGGACGTCCTGGAAGACATAGCAAGGAATTATCTGCTTAGCTTGGACAGCCTTCCATCTCTGTACTGCTTTGTAGAAATGCACGAGAGTGCAAATCTCAGAAGAGACTGTTGCCTGTATTTGCTTAAGAGACCTCATCCGCCTCGCCAAAGAGCACTCTGCCTTTTCCAGCTGTGCCAAAGAGCGCAAGACAAGAAAAGACTGTTTGAACTGATTGAAGACATTGTGCAAGAGGAAAGTCACACAAAATAA